In a single window of the Caloenas nicobarica isolate bCalNic1 chromosome 8, bCalNic1.hap1, whole genome shotgun sequence genome:
- the TMEM207 gene encoding transmembrane protein 207, protein MFLLLVMQRPGALCFISWITGTAVLCLTFSQLADSEPDCEPGKRCIGQSDENFSSWYVWFLMLFFLALLLSCGICCCLQCWLKWRSCLPPRRTLAVFVLGSSDAFCANEAPQCPLSGSPSPCMTAEISSSPASRFSLRGTELPPSYEDIMKENKL, encoded by the exons ATGTTTCTCCTGCTAGTGATGCAGAGACCCGGAgctttgtgtttcatttcatgGATCACGGGAACTGCAGTTCTGTGTTTAACCTTCTCGCAG TTAGCAGATTCTGAGCCGGACTGTGAGCCTGGCAAGAG GTGCATTGGGCAGAGCGATGAAAACTTTAGCAGCTGGTATGTGTG GTTCCTGATGTTGTTTTTCCTGGCCTTGCTCCTGTCCTGCGggatctgctgctgcctgcagtgctGGCTGAAGTGGCGGAGCTGCCTCCCTCCCCGACGCACCCTGGCCGTCTTTGTGCTCGGCAGCTCGGATGCTTTTTGTG CAAATGAAGCACCTCAGTGCCCGTTGTCTGGTTCTCCGAGCCCCTGCATGACTGCAGAGATATCGTCTTCTCCTGCCTCACGGTTCAGCCTCCGGGGAACTGAGTTGCCTCCATCCTATGAGGATATtatgaaggaaaacaagctTTAA
- the CLDN16 gene encoding claudin-16: MRFFLQYVGCFFAFFSTGFLILSTWTDCWMVNADDSLEVSIKCRGLWWECVTNVFDGIQTCDEYDSIYAEHPVKLVLTRAMMITADILAGFGFLFLILGLDCVKFLPDEPLIKLRICLVSGVMLLIAGLPGITGSVWYAVDVYVERSSLVFHNVFLGIQYKFGWSCWLGMAGSLGCFLSGALLTCCMRLFRETSSGRFHSAYSLRKGYSSAETIVTNVHLPSSQTATAKMYAVDTRV; the protein is encoded by the exons ATGAGGTTTTTCCTCCAGTATGTGggctgcttttttgcttttttctctacTGGGTTTTTGATACTATCTACCTGGACAGACTGCTGGATGGTGAATGCTGATGATTCCCTGGAG GTGAGTATAAAATGCCGTGGACTGTGGTGGGAATGTGTCACAAACGTTTTTGATGGGATCCAAACTTGTGATGAGTACGACTCCATCTACGCTGAGCACCCTG TGAAGCTGGTGCTGACCCGAGCCATGATGATCACAGCAGATATCCTGGCAGGATTTGgatttctcttcctcatcctggGGCTGGACTGCGTGAAATTCCTTCCCGACGAGCCGCTCATCAAGCTGCGCATCTGCCTGGTGTCTGGAGTTATGTTGCTCATTGCAG GTCTCCCGGGCATTACTGGCTCGGTGTGGTACGCCGTTGACGTCTACGTGGAGCGCTCCTCTCTGGTCTTCCACAACGTGTTCCTGGGCATCCAGTACAAGTTTGGCTGGTCGTGCTGGCTTGGCATGGCGGGGTCACTCGGCTGTTTCTTATCCGGGGCTCTGCTCACCTGCTGCATGCGTCTCTTCAGAG AGACCAGCTCTGGAAGATTCCACTCTGCCTACTCCTTGAGGAAAGGCTATTCCTCTGCTGAGACAATCGTAACAAATGTGCATTTGCCATCTTCTCAAACAGCTACTGCCAAAATGTATGCAGTGGACACAAGAGTGTGA